From the Vulpes vulpes isolate BD-2025 chromosome 15, VulVul3, whole genome shotgun sequence genome, the window cctattctttttttttttaagattttatttattgattcatgagcgagagaggcacagacacaggcagagggagaagcaggatgcatggcagggagcctgatgtgggactcaatccctggtctccaggaccacatcctgggctgaaggcagcactaaactgctgagccacccgagctgcccataCTTTCCTATTCTTGTTTAATTTCGGGATTAATACAGCATCAAGTCCCTGGTGGCACTAGATTTAGTTGGATGATAGTATTTTCACCACTTGAGTGAATGCTGAACATTGTTGAGAAGGATCGTTATATTTGCTGGGCTTTTTCACTCACTTTTATTGTTACATTTTTTCCACTCTCCCCTAGAGACAAAGGCCATGGGACTCTTCCAGTCACCATGGGTAGGAAATCTTAACCTTCTAGGAAGTGATCATGTTTCCTTTTTAGTAGTTTAGCTGATGTATTTGTTATATGTGCTGTAATCTCAGTGATGCGGTAGGGATGGACAGGCGGGATAGGGATCCTTATCTCATGTTCCTGTTTTCTCTCCGGCCTGGACCTCATAACTCTGTCCCTGCTGCCCATAGCCCTTGAGCAGCATAAGATTACCTGTATTCTCAAGTTATTTAGAGATAACTTCCCTTCAGTCTACTTTCCTATCAGTCTCTTCCCTTCAGTCTACTTTCTCTATCTTTCCCGATCCCATTTCAACTCTGTTGTTAGCCTGAAGTCCCCAAACACGTTTCAGCTGACCTTTTCTGTCCACAACTTTTCTCATTTCAAGGGCAAATGAGCATAGCTATATCTAAGACAGACTGTTTTATTTTGGCAGGATATTGATTCTGgctctttatttctcctggaTGGTCACAGTTTTTCATTCTTTGATCTAGtcacttattcatttcatttacatttctggaGCTCCTGTAAGGTTTCTGACCCTCTGCTGGAGGCTGGGTATACAGTGGACTATTGACCtagccgagagagagagagagagagagagagagagagagagagagagagagagatgtgcaAACAAATACCTAAACACTCTGCTAGAGTGGAGACCCAGGATATCCTGTAGACAAAGGAGAGTCTGAGCTGCCTCCTATGTGGTTGAGTCTGAGGAGATTGCAGAGGTCTAACATCAATGAGTAGGAGTTTCGGGGCAGAGGAAACAGTATAGGCGGGGATATGGAGACATGGCAAAACAGGTTGTGCTCAGAGAATTCCAAATAGTGTAGCACCGTGAGCTGAAATGTTCATGCGGGGTGGGTGGCAATAAGCATGACCACCTTACTGGCCAAAGCCTAATATAACTTGTAATTATTCCATCTTTTCTAGCCATCCCAATGGAAATTGCTTCGACAAGAACTGTTGAAGTACCTAGAATGCTTCTTGATGGCTGTCATTAATGGGTGTCAGGTGTCTGCCCCACCCAACAGGACTGCAGCCATGTGGGAGGATTTTATAACTTGCTTGAAGCACCAGGATCTGGTATCCTCTGCTGCGCTGGAAACCCAGTCTTGCTACCTCTTAACGAAGACTGCGGTTTCTAGACCTTTGTTTTTGATTCTAGATGACAACTTTTATTACCAAAGTATGAGATACGAAGTCTATCAACTGGCTcggaaatgtaattaaaatatttttttcgttacacacacacatttgtttgCATGTCAAAATCACTACTGTTTTTAGTGAGAATGTAATTGGATCAGGAAGGGAGTATAAATGTACTTAATTTTCAAAGCTAGATGTTCAGCGTTGCAAATGGTTTTTCTGCTGCCACCAGGATAATTTGTCTAATTTGTTTATGTcacactttggaaaaaaaaacagcacaccAGTAATTTTGTGGTTTAATATTGTTTTCAGATTCATTAGGTTTTTGCCAGCTCTTTTTAGATTGTTCTCTTGAGACCTGTTTACAGAGGAATGGCCAGAGACCCCAGGCCCTGCCTGCCGAGACCATCCACCTGatggaaggaaagatagaaaagCCCAACCCTGAGAAAAATGCTTGGGAGCACAACAGCCTCATAATTCCAAGTACAACATGTTCTTCCGAGGCCAGGTATCCCACACAAAGCCAACCTTTGCTGGGTGCCTCCCTGAGCCAGCCATTGTGTTCATTGCTTGACTCATATCCACTTGGTTAATCTTTACACAAGTCTGGGAGAGAGACTGTTATCTTCTTTCCCTTACAGAGAAGAGGCCACTAAGTAAGAAAGTTAGTTTGCCCAACGTCATTGAGCATGTGGCAGCTGAGACGTGTACtcttggtttttttaaataaagattttatttatttattcatgagagacacagagagagaggcagagacacaggcagagggagaagcaggctccatgcagggagcccgacgtgggattcgatcccgggactccaggatcacaccctgggctgaacgcagcactaaactgctgagccacccggcggcCCACATGTACTCTTGTTAAGACTGTGTTGTCACAGAGATCAGAGCAGGGGATGCAGAGTAGGAAGCATTTTTGAAACTCTTGCTAAAGTAGCACAGTCTAAAAAGGTTGTCTGGTAACTTtgctacagaaagaaaaagagtagaagTGGTGGAGTCCGAATTTTGCCCTAAACCTCCCTGTTGATATCCCCTGTGTACGTGTGAGGCTGGTAGGCTGCAGTGCTAATGCTTTCACTCACGATCTATGTTTTGGGAGTTCTGCAGCAGCGCATTTCTAATGGAATTTTCAGGGGTAATGGAAATGTTATGTATTTGTGCTATCCAGCGTGGTAGCTGCTGGCCACATGTGACTATTGAGAACTTGAAACATAGCCAGTGCCTCTGACAGCCAAAttgtaaactttattttaattgcttCCCACGTAAATAGCCTCTTGTGGTTTGTTGGCTCTTGTATCAGAGAGCAGAATTCTAGAGCTGTATTGCCCACGTTTCCTTCGCCCCTGCCTAAGTGTTGTCCACAGGCGATCAGCAGTTTTTAAAaggctcattttaaaaattcattcgtCAAAATTCAGTTCCCAGGATAGTTTCCATGCGCTTCAAACATATACTTGAACGTACTAAGAAAAAGGTAGATATAAGTAACCATAGTTTATAAGGATTATGAAATAAGCTACTGCCAAGGTTTCTGATTTTGACTTATCCTGAACCTTTGAGCGGGCACATAACCAGCTGATTGCCACTCATTCTGGAATACTTAACATTTTCTCCTTTGGAAGTGATTGGCCAGCTGAGACATCGAGATATCTGTCCCATGAGAATGTCCTACTGTTACCAATGCTTTGAGACCAAGAGGGCCAGTTCTTGCCAAAAGCAAGAAAGGGTGTGAGTTTCTCCCATGCTATTGCCCACACTTAGCGTAATCTGTTTTGTCTTGAGTCTTCGGAACCCGGCTACCTGTTCTCACATATCCAGAATAGTCACAGCATCAGTGAAGGGGTGGTTGCAAGTCTGGTGGCCCTGCATTAGAAATTGAAAGATGATCTGACAAATGTACCTTTTCTGGGCCTTTATGAAATGCTCCTACTTAACCACCATTACTGCTAGTAGTGTTGCTGCTCACAGCAACAGCTGTTCAGCAGATACTGCGTATTGGGCATGTTCTGAACACTTCCTATGTATAATCTCATTCAATCCTAACAAAACAACTCTTGAAGATAAATagaattatccccattttagggATGCGATAACCAGCCCAAGTAAGAGAACACATCCAGGGAGTAGATGGCAGACCCAAGGTTTGGGCCCCATGCAGTCCCTTTTCAGCGTGAGAAAGATCATCTTGAGGTTGAGATTTAACTGTGTTTACTCATCACTCAGGCTGGCCTAAATTATTTCAATGCCACCCTCTACACTCTGAGTAGAATCCGTACTCATTACCATAAATAACATGCTCTGACCCCAGTTAACTTTCCAACCTCACATCCTACTACATTCCCCCCTTGCTATTTTTCAGCCAGACTGGCCTTTATTCCATGAATGTGAGGAGGTTTATcttgcctcaggacctttgtaccTGGGATTCCCCCTACCCTTCCCACCTATTTATGATTGACTTTCCCGACCATCGTAACCAACGTGAAGAGTGTTCATTGGACTAATCCGTCACTCCTTTAATaccaacattttgtttattttcttcactcaTCCACTTGTCACTGTCTGAAATTAcagttttttcttaattattgagACCAATAATGTAATCATTACTAGGCTTAGGGTAGGGATTTTGCTGTTCCCCCAGCCTAGCACATAGTCTCATATACCTGgttgtatatttttcatataagaaGATAGTGAATAAAGTCTcattaaatgaaggaatgaattcTACCTCAATGCTCTGTGGCCCCTTGACCAGTAAGGAACGTGGCTACTCTACATCCAGTAAACAAGCAAAGGCCAGAAAGTACAGACAGTATCCTTCCGTAGGGACTAAAATAGACCTGTAGTAGCCTAGAGTTTAGCACTTAATGAGGGAAAACAATGTCTTTTGAAAGCTTATTGAAAGGAGTCTTAGGAAATTCGTATATTTTAGATAAGGAGAATCTTTTGCCTTATAATTTGTTTTAAGCTTCTGCATTTAGATTTTGCATGTAGAAGGTAGCTTCCAAATCATTTCGTTCTTCCCTCTTGGCTTAAGACCTTTGGGTTATAGCACGTTTATTCTTCTAGAATGCTATTTAGTATTCaaaaatacaagtttaaaaaaaaaaaggtttgataCAAGGATTTATTTTATCTCACCTTCTCTTATAGCCTGAAGTTGACTGACTTATTGCTTACTGCTTTGGAAAATCCAGTAACATATATTGAGGACAATGTGGAACAAAAGGTAAATCTTCCAGTATAGATTTAGTATAAACGGGAAGGCATGACTTTTTGAAGGAAGGTCTTTTTGAGTGGAGTGTAAAATATgagtaaaatgtgaaaaatgctttGTCACTGCCTTGGCATCTCAGCAGCATTCAGCTTCTGACACCTGCCTGCAGTGGTGTACCAGCTGGTCAGAGCCGATTGACGTTATGGTGGAGTTGGTAACTTGAAACGGGCAAGGACAGGAACATTTGCACCACAGATATTGACAAACACTGGAAACGGGTTGTGTTGCTGTTGTTTCTGGAGAGCCCGTTAGTAGACATTTACCAGCACCCTCTCCCCAGATGGGACCATCTCCTAGGGAGGGACAACTGGAACAGAAAAGCCACCTTAGTTCCCCCTTTAGTCTTATCCAATACGTGTCACCCGTTAGCCATCTCTTTTGTAAAACTTCCTATACAATGTCTGTATCACATAGAAAGCGGACAGGATCATTTGCTCAACTAATGTTCTGCATCAAGCTGATCAGATGCTCCGAAGGATTGTCTCTCAGACAATGAAGGAAGCAAAAGGTATGTTGCATATTCGCATGGGGTGTAGTTGATACCACTCTGCTGCTGGTCCTGTTCTCTTGACCCTTTGGGTGGCTTATTAGTTTTCCGTCCTAATGTTTTTATCATGTTTTCAGCTTCAGTATGCAGCCTggatatataaaactaaaaattctacCCCTAAAACAAAGTATTCATTCAGTACGTTTTTGTTGAGTGGCTACTCTGTGTGAGACTTTATTCTAGATCCTGGGGCATCAGCAGGGAACAGCACGTTATACTAAGCAGACAGCCAAATACTGGAGTATCTGCTGATGCCCTGCAGGAAAATAGAGTAGGGTAAGGTAGCAGAGAGTGATGGGAGAAGTAGAAGGTAGCTTCCAAATCATTTCATCGTTCTTCCCTACTGGcctaagatcttttttaaagagtagtgAGGAAGGCTTCTCAGCGATGACCTGTAAGCCGAGAGATGAATGAACCGAAAGAGCAAGCATAGTTATCTGGTGGCAGATCATTCCAGGCAGTGGACACAAATGCAGAAGTCCAGAGGTGAAGTTGTTTGGTATGTTCTAGAGCAGAACAGAAGCTATTGAGTCGGGCGAAGGAACCAGAAGAGGTGGTCAGGGACCACACGTCAAATTGGCAAGCTTAGCATACCATCAGTCTGATCTTGGATGCAGGATGGGCTAGTTCTAGAAAATAACCTTTAGGTTTTAAATATTGAACTCTttgctatatttaaattttgattcaaAACCTAACATCAGCTTAACATTTCTTGAGCTTTTATATGCCAGGTGTCTTATACATCCTATTGCCAGTCTTTACAGCCCCATGAGGTGAGTGtaattttacagatggggacatGAAGGTTCTGGGAGGATCAAGTAACTTGCCAAAGGCTGAAGATACTTGGACAGCCTGGGTTCAGAGTCAAGGCTGACTTTAGTGAGTGCTTTCTCTTATGGTTCCCATGTCACCAgcattgattatatattttttaaagactttatttgagacactgagtgagagagagcagagcacaagtcaggggaggggcagagggagagcaaggagcagactttctgctgattagggagcccaatgtgggccttgatcccaggatcctgggatcatgacctgagaaggcaaatccttaaccaactgagcc encodes:
- the PSTK gene encoding L-seryl-tRNA(Sec) kinase isoform X1 — its product is MSFSSFDRKKENSPQPSQWKLLRQELLKYLECFLMAVINGCQVSAPPNRTAAMWEDFITCLKHQDLVSSAALETQSCYLLTKTAVSRPLFLILDDNFYYQSMRYEVYQLARKYSLGFCQLFLDCSLETCLQRNGQRPQALPAETIHLMEGKIEKPNPEKNAWEHNSLIIPSTTCSSEASLKLTDLLLTALENPVTYIEDNVEQKKADRIICSTNVLHQADQMLRRIVSQTMKEAKDEQVLPFNLKLLAEELNKLKAEFLEDLKHGNKKYLCSQETVHIPDIISFFHYEKDNIVRKYFSKPH
- the PSTK gene encoding L-seryl-tRNA(Sec) kinase isoform X2 produces the protein MKTAQDAKGARGERPQRIGLCLLCGLPAAGKSTLARALRHRLRQEQGWAVGVVAYDDVMPDAFLEEASARPLPSQWKLLRQELLKYLECFLMAVINGCQVSAPPNRTAAMWEDFITCLKHQDLVSSAALETQSCYLLTKTAVSRPLFLILDDNFYYQSMRYEVYQLARKYSLGFCQLFLDCSLETCLQRNGQRPQALPAETIHLMEGKIEKPNPEKNAWEHNSLIIPSTTCSSEASLKLTDLLLTALENPVTYIEDNVEQKKADRIICSTNVLHQADQMLRRIVSQTMKEAKDEQVLPFNLKLLAEELNKLKAEFLEDLKHGNKKYLCSQETVHIPDIISFFHYEKDNIVRKYFSKPH